One genomic segment of Chryseobacterium phocaeense includes these proteins:
- a CDS encoding UDP-2,3-diacylglucosamine diphosphatase — protein MKRNVELVVISDVHLGTYGCKAKELLRYLNSIQPKTLVLNGDIIDIWQFKKSYFPKPHLKVIKKILSFATKNTQVYYITGNHDEMFRKFTDFELGKLKVCNKICLDIDKQKTWIFHGDVFDASVQHSKWIAKLGGKGYDLLIAINNMVNWFLEKMGREKYSFSKKIKNNVKKAVKYIGDFELTASELAIDNHYDYVICGHIHQPQIREVVNKKGSCTYLNSGDWIENLSALEYHDKEWKIFYYDEHKDSLKDDEAEEIQDMDSSELLKIVTNFS, from the coding sequence ATGAAAAGAAACGTTGAATTAGTTGTCATATCGGATGTGCATTTAGGAACTTATGGATGTAAGGCTAAAGAGCTGTTGCGGTATCTTAATTCTATCCAGCCTAAAACATTAGTTTTAAACGGAGATATTATCGATATCTGGCAGTTTAAAAAGTCTTACTTCCCTAAACCTCATTTGAAGGTGATCAAGAAGATCCTTTCATTTGCGACCAAAAACACACAGGTCTATTATATTACAGGAAACCATGATGAGATGTTCCGAAAGTTTACGGACTTTGAACTGGGAAAACTGAAAGTCTGCAACAAGATCTGTCTGGATATTGACAAACAAAAGACCTGGATCTTTCACGGAGATGTTTTTGATGCCTCGGTGCAGCATTCCAAGTGGATCGCCAAACTTGGAGGAAAAGGGTATGATCTTCTGATTGCCATTAATAATATGGTCAACTGGTTTCTTGAGAAGATGGGCAGGGAGAAATATTCATTTTCCAAAAAAATCAAGAACAATGTAAAGAAAGCGGTGAAATATATCGGGGATTTTGAACTGACTGCCTCTGAGCTCGCTATCGACAATCACTATGACTATGTAATCTGCGGTCACATCCACCAGCCCCAAATTCGTGAAGTGGTCAATAAAAAAGGATCCTGTACTTATCTGAACTCCGGTGACTGGATAGAAAATCTGTCAGCTCTTGAATATCATGATAAAGAATGGAAAATTTTCTATTATGACGAGCATAAAGATTCACTTAAAGATGATGAAGCAGAAGAAATCCAGGATATGGACAGCTCAGAGCTTCTGAAAATAGTAACTAATTTTTCTTAA
- a CDS encoding glycosyltransferase family protein yields MKILYAFQGTGNGHVARAQEIIPLLKKYASVDTLISGHQSQLKADFDINFQYKGISLLYNKTGGLSYRKTFTENKFLEAIKTIRELELSQYDLIINDYEPLTGWAGKLKKFPMIELSHQASMSFAETPKPAKKDFLGELILKYYVPSERKIGFHFENYHPQIKKPVIRKKIRNLNPDKKGYYLVYLPSFADENIIKVLKQIPVQWKVFSKYSKVQVKVKNVEIFPIDELQYLKYFEGCDGILCNAGFETPAEALFMDKKLFVIPIHNQYEQECNATALDLMGIPNSKVLNLQEIMEWVASDHHLKVDYPDDIEQILVNEVLIL; encoded by the coding sequence ATGAAAATACTGTATGCATTTCAAGGAACCGGAAACGGACATGTTGCCAGGGCCCAGGAAATTATCCCTCTCCTCAAAAAATATGCTTCGGTAGATACACTTATCAGCGGGCATCAATCCCAGTTAAAGGCTGATTTTGACATTAACTTTCAATACAAGGGCATTTCTTTACTCTATAATAAAACCGGAGGCTTATCCTACCGTAAAACGTTTACCGAAAATAAATTCCTAGAAGCTATAAAAACCATCAGGGAACTGGAACTATCACAATACGATCTGATCATCAATGATTATGAGCCACTAACAGGATGGGCCGGAAAATTAAAAAAGTTTCCCATGATCGAACTCAGCCATCAGGCTTCCATGAGTTTTGCTGAAACCCCAAAACCGGCAAAGAAAGATTTTCTCGGTGAGCTGATCCTGAAATACTATGTTCCCAGTGAAAGAAAAATCGGATTTCACTTTGAAAACTATCATCCTCAGATCAAAAAACCTGTAATCAGAAAAAAAATCCGAAACCTGAATCCGGATAAAAAAGGATACTATCTTGTATATCTGCCTAGTTTTGCAGATGAAAACATCATCAAAGTCCTGAAACAGATTCCCGTACAGTGGAAAGTATTTTCAAAGTACAGTAAAGTACAGGTCAAAGTGAAAAATGTGGAGATTTTTCCTATTGACGAACTGCAGTACCTGAAATATTTTGAAGGTTGTGATGGAATTTTATGCAATGCCGGGTTTGAAACTCCAGCTGAAGCATTATTTATGGATAAAAAACTGTTCGTGATCCCTATTCATAACCAATATGAGCAGGAGTGCAATGCTACTGCCCTGGATTTGATGGGAATTCCAAATTCAAAAGTATTGAATCTTCAGGAAATCATGGAATGGGTAGCTTCAGATCATCATCTGAAAGTAGATTATCCGGATGATATAGAACAGATCCTTGTAAATGAGGTTTTAATTCTTTAG
- a CDS encoding GNAT family N-acetyltransferase produces the protein MKFENNKSGNGGVLTLNNDIKEVGRLTYTIFPEDHKLIISFVLVHPEFEGRGMGKYLVEEAIKFARENNWKVYPHCSYARAVMTRMSDVDDIFLKN, from the coding sequence ATGAAATTCGAAAATAATAAATCAGGAAACGGAGGGGTCCTTACCCTGAATAATGATATCAAAGAAGTAGGAAGGCTTACCTACACTATTTTTCCGGAAGATCATAAGCTGATTATTTCTTTTGTTCTGGTACATCCGGAATTTGAAGGCCGGGGAATGGGAAAATACCTGGTTGAAGAAGCTATTAAATTTGCCCGGGAAAATAACTGGAAGGTGTATCCGCACTGTTCTTACGCCCGAGCGGTGATGACCAGAATGAGTGATGTTGATGATATTTTTCTAAAGAATTAA
- a CDS encoding RDD family protein, with protein sequence MSQIAINTSQNVNINFNIASVGERMLAFIIDLLIKVAYVVIIFYLFFNIFDLGYLLAGLDQWSIMAVYIVLTFPVYIYPVVLESLMEGQTPGKKLMKIRVVKIDGYQASFGDYLIRWVFRLIDTTAAGVVGLISMIVSKNNQRLGDIASGTAVISLKNNINISHTILENIKEDYIPSFPQVIALSDNDMRIIKDNYTKALKVDDRQIISRLSDKIKSILKLEIDPKTMTERQFISVVIKDYNYYTGKDN encoded by the coding sequence ATGTCTCAAATTGCGATAAATACCTCACAAAATGTAAATATTAATTTTAATATTGCCAGCGTAGGAGAAAGAATGCTTGCCTTCATTATCGATCTGCTGATAAAGGTGGCTTACGTTGTTATTATATTCTATCTTTTCTTCAATATTTTTGATCTCGGGTATTTATTGGCAGGCCTTGACCAGTGGTCTATCATGGCTGTTTATATTGTTCTTACGTTCCCGGTTTACATTTACCCTGTTGTTCTGGAAAGCCTGATGGAAGGCCAGACTCCCGGAAAAAAACTGATGAAGATACGGGTGGTAAAAATTGACGGGTACCAGGCCAGTTTCGGGGACTATCTTATCCGTTGGGTTTTCAGGTTGATTGATACTACAGCAGCCGGTGTTGTAGGGCTGATCTCTATGATTGTTTCTAAAAACAATCAGCGTTTGGGTGACATTGCTTCCGGCACCGCTGTGATTTCTTTAAAAAACAATATCAATATCTCCCATACCATTCTGGAAAATATCAAGGAAGACTATATCCCTTCATTCCCTCAGGTGATTGCTTTAAGTGATAATGATATGAGGATCATTAAAGATAATTACACCAAAGCCCTCAAAGTAGATGACCGCCAGATCATCAGCAGGCTTTCCGATAAGATCAAAAGTATTTTAAAGCTGGAAATAGATCCAAAAACGATGACGGAAAGACAGTTTATCAGTGTGGTGATCAAGGATTATAATTACTATACGGGAAAAGATAATTGA
- a CDS encoding stage II sporulation protein M, with the protein MREVYFIKQNKEKWLGIEQVIQGKIKKNPDDLSSLYINLINDLSFAQSYYPKSNTTVYLNHLSSQIFQKIYKTKRVEENRLIYFFRTEVPLLVYQYRRYLMYAFLFFILFTSIGVLSGIYDKGFANIILGEGYVNETIENIKKGNAVGVYQSGSTWGSTIGIIFNNIGVGAKLYIYGIAGGVGTLYALLSNSVMLGSFQYFFYDYGALKDSARGIWLHGVFEIFAMVVEAMCGLILGASILFPKTFSRFNSFKTGFKDSFKIFLSTIPFTICAGIIEGYVTRHALKMPLVVNLAIIISSVAIIGFYYFVYPSVVYKRTNTNSHDAVL; encoded by the coding sequence ATGAGAGAAGTTTATTTCATTAAACAAAATAAAGAAAAATGGTTGGGAATCGAACAGGTTATTCAAGGGAAAATAAAAAAAAATCCTGATGACCTGTCTTCGCTGTATATCAACCTGATCAATGATCTTTCATTTGCACAGAGCTATTACCCTAAAAGTAATACCACAGTATACCTGAATCATCTTTCTTCACAGATATTCCAAAAGATCTACAAAACGAAGAGAGTGGAAGAAAACAGGCTGATTTATTTTTTCAGAACGGAAGTTCCTCTGCTGGTTTACCAGTACAGAAGATACCTGATGTATGCATTTCTCTTCTTTATCCTTTTTACTTCAATAGGGGTGCTTTCCGGAATCTATGATAAAGGTTTTGCCAATATTATTCTTGGCGAAGGCTACGTGAATGAAACCATCGAAAATATTAAAAAAGGAAATGCCGTGGGAGTTTATCAGAGTGGTTCTACCTGGGGAAGTACCATAGGAATTATTTTTAATAATATTGGAGTAGGCGCAAAATTATATATTTATGGCATTGCAGGCGGGGTGGGAACTTTGTATGCACTTCTTTCAAACAGTGTGATGCTGGGGTCCTTCCAGTACTTTTTCTATGATTACGGCGCTCTGAAAGACAGTGCAAGAGGAATCTGGCTTCACGGGGTTTTCGAGATCTTTGCCATGGTAGTGGAGGCAATGTGCGGGCTGATTCTGGGAGCGAGTATCCTGTTTCCAAAGACTTTTTCAAGATTTAATTCCTTTAAAACAGGCTTTAAGGACTCTTTTAAAATTTTCCTGAGCACCATACCTTTTACCATTTGTGCCGGAATTATCGAGGGATATGTTACAAGACATGCCCTGAAAATGCCGCTTGTGGTTAATTTGGCTATCATCATCTCATCAGTGGCCATCATTGGATTCTACTATTTTGTGTATCCTTCAGTGGTTTATAAAAGAACTAATACCAACAGTCATGATGCAGTTTTATAA
- a CDS encoding DUF4013 domain-containing protein: MMQFYKKREFGAFITDSFNFFKLYGKNYFKNYILINGLLLILTTAVVIFGFREIFGQLIGGNTGGETYYFERYFSENSGMLTVAGILVFILFMLLIIANYLYPVFYMKRIAEGAQKIKTDEILSDFKNNAGRIFKICIGMLFIVFPVATILIGISYLLLLIIIGFFLILLIYPTIFNVSSFLMYDYFNTKRGFIESLSYSIRSQFSYPNGNEKSPYWKYWGACIIMFIMMYMITSVFTLIPMFFMYGSLLTSPSDGNFEENPFTGTVGIIFFIFYGISMLASLILSNLMYINGGLMYYDSRTDLHQKIELEEIETIGINE, translated from the coding sequence ATGATGCAGTTTTATAAAAAAAGAGAATTTGGGGCTTTCATTACTGACAGCTTTAATTTTTTCAAATTATACGGAAAAAATTATTTTAAGAATTATATCCTGATTAACGGGCTGCTGCTGATATTAACAACAGCTGTGGTCATTTTTGGATTCAGGGAAATTTTCGGACAGCTTATAGGTGGAAATACCGGTGGGGAAACCTATTATTTTGAAAGATATTTCTCAGAAAATTCCGGAATGCTTACGGTGGCAGGAATCCTTGTATTTATCCTCTTTATGCTTCTGATCATCGCGAACTATCTGTATCCGGTATTCTATATGAAAAGAATCGCTGAAGGGGCTCAGAAAATAAAAACAGACGAAATCCTGAGCGACTTTAAAAACAATGCCGGAAGAATTTTTAAAATATGCATTGGAATGCTTTTTATTGTCTTTCCTGTAGCAACAATTCTTATAGGGATTTCATATCTGTTATTGCTGATTATCATTGGCTTCTTCCTCATATTGCTGATCTATCCCACCATATTTAATGTTTCGTCATTTCTGATGTATGATTATTTTAATACGAAAAGAGGATTTATCGAAAGCCTGAGTTATTCCATAAGATCCCAGTTTTCTTACCCAAACGGAAATGAAAAGTCCCCGTACTGGAAATATTGGGGTGCATGCATCATCATGTTTATCATGATGTATATGATCACTTCCGTATTTACCCTTATTCCGATGTTTTTTATGTACGGATCACTTCTGACATCACCATCGGACGGAAACTTTGAAGAAAACCCTTTCACCGGAACTGTAGGAATTATTTTCTTTATATTCTATGGAATCTCAATGCTGGCTTCTTTGATTCTTTCCAACCTGATGTATATCAACGGAGGGTTGATGTATTACGACAGCAGAACAGATCTTCACCAGAAAATTGAGCTTGAAGAAATAGAAACCATAGGTATCAATGAATAA
- a CDS encoding DUF4129 domain-containing protein: MNKFLFFLLVFFSIGPVYAQDDNEAAIVEEYIGDSLGTGHYRNMLRADSVLLRNPVSENTLYPKKFRENLQSRYKGNEFDYSVSKPRESFFQKLMRRIDKILQSIFGETVFTNSAKITTALIRFFAIILVGFLLYFIIKYLMGKDGNLFWGRKNKKIDINAQELHENIHEINFSESIAKFEREGDYRSAVRYQFLLVLKKLSDKKQISWNPEKTNKDYAAELKDHHLKEEFTKLSYIFDYVWYGEFSIDEQTYLKFKAQYQAFKP, encoded by the coding sequence ATGAATAAATTCCTTTTTTTTCTGCTGGTCTTTTTCTCCATAGGTCCTGTTTATGCACAGGATGATAATGAGGCTGCCATAGTGGAAGAATATATCGGGGATTCATTAGGGACAGGTCATTACAGGAATATGCTCCGTGCAGATTCTGTGCTGCTCAGGAACCCGGTTTCAGAAAATACACTGTATCCTAAAAAGTTCAGAGAAAATCTTCAGTCCAGATATAAAGGCAATGAATTTGATTACTCGGTATCCAAACCCAGAGAATCTTTTTTCCAGAAACTGATGCGTAGGATTGATAAGATCCTGCAGAGTATTTTTGGTGAGACTGTTTTTACCAATTCAGCAAAAATCACTACAGCCCTGATCCGTTTTTTTGCAATTATCCTCGTAGGGTTTCTTCTCTATTTTATCATTAAATATTTAATGGGCAAAGACGGAAACCTCTTTTGGGGCAGGAAAAATAAGAAAATCGATATCAATGCACAGGAGCTTCACGAAAATATCCATGAGATTAATTTTTCCGAGAGTATTGCAAAATTTGAAAGGGAAGGAGATTACCGTTCCGCGGTCCGTTACCAGTTTCTGCTGGTATTAAAAAAGCTCAGTGATAAAAAACAGATCAGCTGGAATCCCGAAAAGACGAATAAAGACTATGCAGCCGAACTTAAAGACCATCATTTGAAAGAAGAGTTTACAAAACTTTCCTACATCTTCGATTATGTATGGTACGGGGAATTCAGTATTGATGAACAGACTTATCTGAAATTTAAAGCTCAATATCAGGCTTTTAAACCATAA
- a CDS encoding DUF4350 domain-containing protein: protein MKKTFKIYAVIFIVVMLILALLEVNKKETLNWRKNFDINEKSPFGLFVFNNEANDLFKNKLKKIEQAPYEYYGQWKKEAHNIVIIQNDLDKESWKKILDQVSNGSDALILSNRVPKDISDSIGYYDSDISFSEENVLKFTDRKYQNDFIKLDKFPSGRGFSYIKPNVEVLGKTIEKNNADQANFIKTNFGKGTIYVHTEPLFLTNYYLLKPGNLKYAQDVFSYLQDRETIWFVKNDTKVSRFFMRFVLSNPALKYAWWVFLGGLVLFIFFNAKRKQRIVPVLEPLRNTSVDFVKSIGNLYLQEGDFHDMMAKKGQYFLNKVRMDFLINTSHLDEDFAIKLHLKTGKPIEMIRIAIALIKKGQDPYASVMKEDLVIMNKLLDEILKCNNEVPVNDKKIN, encoded by the coding sequence ATGAAAAAAACCTTCAAAATATATGCTGTAATATTCATCGTTGTGATGCTTATTCTGGCGTTGCTTGAAGTCAATAAAAAAGAAACCCTGAACTGGCGCAAGAATTTTGATATTAATGAAAAATCACCTTTCGGGCTCTTTGTTTTTAATAATGAAGCGAATGACCTGTTTAAAAATAAGCTGAAAAAGATAGAACAGGCTCCTTACGAATATTACGGGCAGTGGAAAAAAGAAGCACATAATATTGTGATCATTCAGAATGATCTGGATAAAGAATCGTGGAAGAAAATCCTGGATCAGGTATCCAACGGCTCCGATGCATTGATTCTATCCAATCGGGTTCCCAAAGATATATCAGACAGTATCGGCTACTATGATTCCGATATTTCTTTCAGTGAGGAAAATGTGCTGAAATTCACAGACAGGAAATACCAGAATGATTTTATTAAACTGGATAAATTTCCTTCGGGTCGAGGTTTTTCATATATTAAACCAAACGTGGAGGTGTTAGGGAAAACCATAGAGAAGAATAATGCTGACCAGGCCAATTTTATCAAAACAAATTTTGGCAAGGGAACAATCTACGTTCACACCGAACCTCTTTTCCTTACCAATTATTATCTTTTAAAACCAGGAAATCTAAAATACGCACAGGATGTTTTTTCGTACCTTCAGGATAGAGAAACCATCTGGTTTGTGAAAAATGATACCAAGGTTTCACGTTTCTTTATGAGATTCGTTCTTTCTAATCCTGCATTGAAGTATGCCTGGTGGGTATTTTTGGGCGGTCTGGTCCTGTTTATTTTCTTTAATGCAAAAAGAAAACAGCGGATCGTTCCTGTTCTGGAACCTTTAAGAAATACTTCGGTGGATTTTGTGAAAAGTATTGGAAATCTCTACCTTCAGGAAGGCGATTTCCATGATATGATGGCCAAAAAAGGTCAGTATTTTCTGAATAAAGTAAGAATGGATTTTTTAATTAATACCAGTCATCTTGACGAAGATTTCGCTATTAAGCTTCATCTGAAAACAGGAAAACCAATAGAAATGATTCGTATAGCTATTGCTTTGATTAAAAAAGGGCAGGATCCTTACGCCAGCGTGATGAAAGAAGACCTCGTAATAATGAATAAACTTCTGGATGAGATATTGAA